One window of the Shewanella litorisediminis genome contains the following:
- a CDS encoding ATP-binding protein: MISIRAKLSLWLTGLVIVSTIIGLFLFESMLRQAFHDSIINRLEEDLEHVILATHMQDGDIGIDPSMLSGFYRPAYSGRYYQLNLPDEVIRSRSLWDQQLSIMPLAPSETRVWQARGPKNHDMQLLSVGLKSQNGEIQATLTVAQDLSIGRRVFSEIYGTKLMVNLGMLLAMITGIFLVLRQSFKPLRKIKEALSRLRDGDIDRLALDSIPAELHPLAATYNELLEYTGKQIARSRNNLGNLSHGLKTPLAVMQQQVETLGLSDPEMAEAMQQQLELIRKMIERKLAAARVTGDMLPAAQMQIPRDLDSLTNTLNKVHRHKDIHFSIDIARGLHRLPIHREDGMELIGNLLDNACKWAKGEVSLRLYPLDNRLWLDIEDDGPGVADDALSQLTERGKRLDEAVMGHGIGLSIVKEICEQYELKLDFSRGGRLGGLKVTIGFALTS, encoded by the coding sequence ATGATCTCCATCCGGGCCAAGCTGAGCCTGTGGTTAACCGGTCTGGTGATAGTCAGCACTATCATCGGACTGTTTTTGTTTGAGTCCATGCTCAGACAGGCCTTTCACGACTCCATCATCAACCGCCTCGAAGAAGACCTTGAGCACGTGATCCTCGCCACCCACATGCAGGATGGCGATATCGGTATTGACCCTTCCATGCTGTCCGGCTTTTATCGCCCTGCCTATTCGGGTCGTTACTACCAGTTAAACCTGCCCGATGAAGTCATTCGCTCGCGCTCTTTGTGGGATCAGCAACTGTCCATTATGCCCCTCGCCCCCAGCGAGACCCGGGTGTGGCAGGCCCGCGGCCCCAAAAACCACGACATGCAGCTGCTCAGTGTGGGGCTGAAATCCCAGAATGGCGAGATTCAGGCAACCCTTACCGTGGCGCAGGATTTGAGTATTGGCCGGCGGGTTTTCAGCGAGATTTACGGCACCAAGCTGATGGTCAATCTTGGCATGTTGCTGGCCATGATTACCGGCATTTTTTTGGTGCTGCGCCAGTCCTTCAAGCCACTGCGTAAAATCAAGGAAGCCCTGTCACGCTTAAGGGACGGCGATATTGACCGGCTGGCGCTGGACAGCATTCCGGCCGAGCTCCACCCTCTTGCGGCCACCTACAACGAACTGCTGGAATACACAGGCAAGCAAATCGCCCGCAGCCGCAATAACCTGGGTAACTTAAGCCATGGCCTGAAAACCCCCCTGGCGGTGATGCAGCAACAGGTGGAAACCCTGGGGCTCAGCGATCCCGAGATGGCAGAGGCCATGCAGCAGCAGCTGGAGCTCATCCGCAAGATGATTGAGCGCAAGCTCGCGGCAGCCCGGGTCACAGGTGACATGCTGCCTGCGGCGCAGATGCAGATCCCAAGGGATCTGGACAGCCTGACCAACACCCTCAACAAGGTGCATCGCCACAAAGATATCCACTTCAGCATCGACATCGCCCGCGGTCTGCACCGGCTGCCCATTCACCGGGAAGACGGCATGGAACTGATTGGCAACCTGCTCGATAACGCCTGTAAATGGGCTAAGGGAGAAGTCTCCCTGCGGCTTTACCCGCTGGATAATCGCCTCTGGCTCGATATCGAAGATGATGGCCCCGGCGTTGCTGACGATGCATTGTCACAGCTCACTGAGCGCGGCAAACGTCTCGATGAAGCCGTAATGGGCCATGGCATTGGCCTGTCCATCGTGAAAGAAATCTGTGAGCAGTATGAGCTGAAGTTGGATTTCAGTCGTGGAGGACGCCTTGGCGGACTCAAGGTCACCATAGGATTTGCGCTGACATCCTGA
- a CDS encoding DUF1338 domain-containing protein, protein MHTDVNALFAALWQDYIEMTPSAAKVHKLLGKGEAIINDHIALRTFNLSKVNLDVLAAHFETLGYVACADYNFEKKKLRAKHFEHPDSTQPKVFISELLVEEFSDELQAIVKDMVEQVDVAATKAENFLYSGRHWKVDFATYEKLLAESEYAAWVAAFGYRANHFTVSINHLPGYTSILEVNDTLKQGDFVLNAAGGEVKGSPAELLEQSSTMADRIPVAFDDQTVELPSCFYEFALRYPKADGELYTGFVAASADKIFESTNVN, encoded by the coding sequence ATGCACACTGACGTAAATGCTTTGTTTGCCGCCCTCTGGCAGGACTATATCGAAATGACCCCGTCTGCTGCCAAGGTACACAAGCTGCTAGGCAAGGGCGAAGCCATCATCAACGACCATATTGCCCTGCGCACCTTTAACCTGTCCAAGGTGAATCTGGATGTACTGGCAGCGCACTTTGAGACGCTTGGCTATGTCGCCTGTGCCGACTACAACTTTGAAAAGAAAAAGCTGCGGGCCAAGCACTTCGAGCATCCCGACAGCACTCAGCCAAAGGTGTTTATCTCTGAGCTCCTTGTCGAAGAGTTCAGCGACGAACTGCAGGCCATAGTCAAAGACATGGTTGAGCAGGTGGACGTGGCGGCGACCAAGGCCGAAAACTTCCTCTACTCGGGTCGCCACTGGAAAGTGGATTTTGCCACTTATGAAAAGTTGCTGGCCGAAAGTGAGTACGCAGCCTGGGTGGCGGCCTTCGGTTACCGCGCCAACCACTTTACCGTGTCGATTAATCACCTGCCCGGTTACACCAGTATCCTTGAGGTGAATGACACCCTTAAGCAGGGCGACTTTGTGCTGAACGCCGCAGGCGGTGAAGTGAAAGGCTCGCCTGCTGAGTTGCTTGAGCAGTCATCCACCATGGCCGACCGTATTCCGGTGGCGTTCGATGACCAAACCGTTGAGTTGCCAAGCTGCTTCTACGAGTTTGCCCTGCGTTATCCCAAGGCCGATGGCGAGCTGTATACAGGCTTTGTGGCCGCCTCTGCCGACAAAATTTTCGAAAGCACCAACGTGAACTGA
- the astD gene encoding succinylglutamate-semialdehyde dehydrogenase, translating to MTQFINGQWLAGEGKEMQSKNPANGEVIWQGKAAVPAQVEAAVMAARDAQFDWFMLGFEGRQAIVEAYRNELEANKAELAEVIAQETGKPRWETATEAAAMIGKIGLSISAYHKRTGTEVNDGAAGRAVLRHKPHGVVAVFGPYNFPGHLPNGHIVPALLAGNTVVFKPSELTPKVAELMLKLWEKAGLPAGVINLVQGEVETGKALASHPQLDGLFFTGSSRTGHLLHQQYAGHPGKILALEMGGNNPLIIKGVSDTRAAIHDIIQSAFISSGQRCTCARRLYVEKGAEGDKLLAGLVEAVKAIKVGPWNADPQPFMGSMISEAAAKGMLDAQRNLLNLGAKSLVEMKHLEAGTGLVSPGVIDVTEVIELPDEEYFGPLLQVVRYTSFDEAIRLANDTRYGLSAGILADDKADYEYFLARIRAGIVNWNKQITGASGAAPFGGVGASGNHRASAFYAADYCAYPVASMEADTVTLPASLSPGLTL from the coding sequence ATGACGCAATTTATCAATGGCCAGTGGCTCGCTGGCGAAGGCAAAGAGATGCAGTCAAAGAACCCCGCCAATGGTGAGGTGATTTGGCAGGGTAAGGCCGCCGTACCGGCTCAGGTGGAAGCGGCTGTGATGGCAGCCCGTGATGCCCAGTTTGACTGGTTTATGCTGGGCTTTGAAGGTCGTCAGGCCATTGTCGAAGCCTACCGCAATGAACTTGAAGCCAACAAGGCAGAGCTCGCCGAAGTGATTGCCCAGGAGACCGGTAAACCGCGCTGGGAAACCGCGACCGAAGCCGCTGCCATGATTGGCAAAATCGGCCTGTCCATCAGTGCTTATCACAAGCGTACCGGCACCGAAGTGAACGATGGCGCCGCAGGCCGCGCCGTACTGCGCCACAAGCCCCACGGTGTGGTAGCGGTATTTGGCCCTTACAACTTCCCCGGCCACCTGCCCAATGGTCACATAGTGCCCGCACTGCTGGCCGGTAACACTGTGGTATTCAAACCCTCTGAGCTGACCCCTAAGGTGGCTGAGCTGATGTTGAAGCTTTGGGAGAAAGCTGGCTTGCCAGCGGGTGTGATCAACCTGGTGCAGGGTGAGGTGGAAACCGGTAAGGCGCTGGCGTCACATCCGCAGCTGGACGGTCTCTTCTTTACCGGCAGCTCCCGCACCGGCCACCTGCTGCATCAGCAGTATGCCGGTCATCCGGGGAAAATTCTGGCCTTGGAAATGGGCGGTAACAATCCACTCATCATCAAGGGCGTGAGCGATACCCGCGCCGCCATCCATGACATTATTCAATCGGCCTTTATCTCCTCTGGTCAGCGCTGTACCTGTGCCCGCCGTCTGTATGTTGAAAAAGGCGCAGAGGGTGACAAGTTGCTTGCCGGCTTGGTTGAAGCCGTTAAAGCCATCAAGGTGGGCCCCTGGAATGCCGACCCCCAGCCATTTATGGGTTCAATGATTTCCGAAGCCGCCGCCAAGGGTATGTTGGACGCGCAGCGTAACCTGCTCAATCTCGGTGCCAAGTCCCTGGTGGAGATGAAGCACCTGGAAGCCGGTACCGGCCTGGTGTCACCCGGTGTGATTGATGTAACCGAAGTGATTGAACTGCCGGACGAAGAGTACTTTGGTCCCTTGTTGCAGGTGGTGCGTTACACCAGCTTCGACGAGGCTATTCGCCTCGCCAATGATACCCGCTATGGCCTGTCTGCCGGCATTCTGGCCGATGATAAAGCCGATTATGAGTATTTCCTGGCCCGTATCCGCGCCGGCATCGTGAACTGGAACAAGCAGATCACCGGGGCCTCAGGCGCTGCACCTTTCGGTGGCGTGGGCGCCTCGGGTAACCACAGAGCCAGTGCCTTCTACGCGGCAGACTACTGTGCTTATCCTGTGGCCTCCATGGAAGCAGACACTGTCACTCTGCCTGCCAGTCTGAGTCCTGGCCTGACGTTATAA
- the astA gene encoding arginine N-succinyltransferase — MLIIRPIRASDFDALYRIAVESGHGFTSLPVNEELLRRKIARSEASFQKVVETPYDEGYLMVLEDTQTQQVVGTCALEAAVGMEDAFYHYRLGTEVYHSEQIHVRNEVETLTLCHDYTGAAELCTLFLREDYRKDNNGRMLSRSRFLFLAQHPSRFGETVIAEMRGVSDEKGNSPFYGWLQKHFLGIDFVEADYLSGLGRKAFMAEMMPRNPVYVCLLPEEAQKVIGEVHTNTRPAISLLRAEGFRCRGYVDIFDGGPTVECNLQDIRGVRESRLLTVRIGDMPASEDSFILSNTQLADYRATSAELVVSSDSDEVILSPELAAGLLVSDGEQVRVLAI; from the coding sequence ATGTTAATCATTCGTCCAATCCGGGCCAGCGATTTTGATGCCCTGTACCGCATCGCGGTGGAGTCGGGTCACGGTTTTACGTCACTGCCGGTTAACGAAGAATTATTGCGCCGCAAGATAGCGCGCTCCGAGGCCTCTTTTCAAAAGGTGGTGGAAACCCCTTATGATGAAGGCTACCTGATGGTGCTCGAAGACACACAAACCCAGCAAGTGGTGGGAACCTGTGCGCTCGAGGCCGCCGTAGGTATGGAAGATGCATTTTACCATTATCGCCTCGGCACCGAGGTGTATCACTCTGAGCAAATCCATGTTCGCAATGAGGTCGAAACCCTGACTCTCTGCCACGACTACACGGGTGCCGCCGAGCTTTGTACCCTGTTTTTGCGCGAAGATTACCGCAAAGACAACAATGGTCGCATGCTCTCCCGCAGTCGTTTCCTGTTTTTGGCTCAGCATCCAAGCCGTTTCGGTGAAACCGTGATTGCCGAAATGCGCGGTGTCAGCGATGAAAAGGGTAATTCCCCCTTTTATGGCTGGCTGCAAAAGCACTTCCTCGGGATCGATTTTGTCGAAGCTGACTATCTGTCTGGTCTGGGGCGAAAAGCCTTCATGGCCGAGATGATGCCCAGAAACCCTGTTTATGTGTGCTTGCTCCCCGAAGAAGCCCAGAAGGTGATTGGCGAAGTGCATACCAACACCCGTCCTGCCATTAGCTTGCTGCGTGCCGAGGGATTCCGCTGCCGGGGTTATGTGGACATATTCGACGGTGGCCCAACGGTGGAGTGTAATCTGCAGGATATCCGCGGCGTGCGCGAAAGCCGTTTGCTGACGGTACGTATCGGCGATATGCCGGCCTCAGAAGACAGCTTTATTCTCTCCAACACCCAGCTTGCCGATTACCGCGCAACCTCGGCCGAGCTGGTGGTTTCCTCTGATTCAGATGAAGTGATATTAAGCCCCGAGCTTGCCGCTGGCCTCCTGGTCAGTGACGGTGAGCAGGTGCGGGTACTGGCAATATAG
- a CDS encoding aspartate aminotransferase family protein → MTDKMNLTRAQFDEVMVPNYAPAAVIPVRGEGSRVWDQQGTEYVDFAGGIAVNCLGHCHPALVGALKEQGEKLWHLSNTMTNEPALALATKLVEATFADRVYFANSGAEANEAALKLARRYAIENYGEHKVEVIAFDKAFHGRTFFTVSVGGQAAYSDGFGPKPAAITHLPFNDVAALEAAVSDNTCAIMLEPLQGEGGIINGDPEFLRAVRRLADKHNALVIFDEVQTGVGRTGDLYAYMGTEVVPDILTTAKALGGGFPIAAMLTTADIAAHLKVGTHGSTYGGNPLACAIGNAVMDVVNTPEVLDGVKHREQLFRDGLAQINEKYHVFSEIRGKGLLLGAVLNEQFAGRSRDFLNASVAEGLLTLMAGANVVRFTPSLVIPEADIVEGLARFERAVAKVAG, encoded by the coding sequence ATGACTGACAAGATGAATCTGACACGTGCCCAATTTGATGAAGTAATGGTGCCTAACTATGCGCCAGCTGCGGTGATCCCTGTCCGCGGTGAAGGCAGCCGTGTCTGGGATCAGCAAGGTACCGAGTATGTGGACTTTGCCGGTGGTATCGCTGTTAACTGTCTGGGTCACTGTCATCCTGCTTTGGTGGGCGCACTGAAGGAGCAGGGCGAAAAACTCTGGCACCTGTCCAACACCATGACCAACGAGCCTGCGCTGGCGCTGGCTACCAAGCTGGTTGAGGCGACCTTTGCCGATCGCGTGTATTTTGCCAACTCAGGCGCTGAGGCCAACGAAGCTGCGCTGAAACTGGCCCGTCGATATGCCATCGAAAACTATGGCGAGCACAAGGTTGAAGTGATTGCTTTCGATAAAGCGTTCCATGGTCGTACCTTCTTCACCGTGTCTGTGGGTGGACAGGCCGCTTACTCAGACGGTTTCGGTCCAAAACCTGCCGCTATCACCCATCTGCCATTTAATGATGTCGCTGCACTGGAAGCGGCGGTGTCCGATAACACCTGTGCCATCATGCTCGAGCCGCTGCAAGGCGAAGGTGGCATCATCAACGGTGACCCGGAATTCCTGCGCGCCGTTCGTCGCCTGGCCGACAAGCACAACGCGCTGGTGATTTTTGACGAAGTACAAACCGGTGTTGGCCGTACCGGCGACCTGTATGCCTATATGGGCACCGAAGTTGTGCCAGACATCCTGACCACCGCCAAGGCGCTGGGTGGTGGTTTCCCCATCGCAGCCATGCTCACCACGGCCGACATCGCCGCGCACCTCAAGGTGGGTACACACGGTTCTACTTACGGTGGTAACCCGCTGGCCTGTGCCATAGGGAACGCCGTGATGGACGTGGTTAACACCCCTGAAGTGCTGGACGGCGTAAAGCACCGCGAGCAGCTGTTCCGCGATGGGCTGGCCCAAATCAATGAAAAGTATCATGTATTCTCTGAAATCCGTGGCAAGGGCCTGCTGCTTGGCGCCGTACTCAACGAGCAGTTTGCCGGCCGTAGTCGCGATTTCCTCAATGCCTCTGTTGCCGAAGGCCTGTTGACCCTGATGGCGGGTGCCAACGTAGTCCGCTTTACTCCATCTCTGGTAATTCCTGAGGCAGATATTGTCGAAGGTCTGGCCCGTTTCGAACGTGCCGTTGCCAAGGTAGCCGGCTGA
- a CDS encoding alpha/beta hydrolase — protein sequence MASWQAKVLNSVLSYIAKPGMHARGTRLSLADIRRRLLALDSRYLAWPKGLVSENLSLSHSCLIHYRLEPGAAPTPRIAIFYVRGGGFCFKTPNAHGRFIADLCRELDADAYVPDYRLAPEHPFPAPLEDVLEGYERFLSRWSGPFVVMGDSAGGNLAMSLLLQVKEKGLRLPGCAVLLSPALDLGITGNSERLLSADDPLFSIESLLRLRGAYLQGANPMDVRASPLHGDLHGMPPMLLLAGTRELLLEDSERMALRLRESGAEVEQHFLAHMPHVFPLFEILPEAREAREFILEFIQRRLM from the coding sequence ATGGCTAGTTGGCAGGCAAAGGTGCTTAACAGTGTGCTTTCTTACATCGCCAAACCCGGTATGCACGCCAGGGGCACGCGTTTGTCACTTGCAGATATTCGCAGGCGGCTGCTGGCGCTGGACAGCCGCTATCTTGCCTGGCCCAAAGGGCTTGTCAGTGAAAATTTGTCTCTGTCACACAGCTGCTTAATCCACTATCGCCTGGAGCCCGGTGCGGCACCAACCCCCCGCATTGCCATCTTCTATGTGCGTGGTGGGGGATTTTGTTTTAAAACCCCCAATGCCCATGGTCGCTTCATCGCCGATTTATGTCGTGAGCTGGATGCCGATGCTTATGTCCCTGACTATCGGTTGGCACCGGAGCACCCGTTTCCGGCGCCGCTGGAGGATGTGCTTGAAGGATATGAGCGGTTTCTGTCGCGCTGGTCCGGGCCCTTCGTGGTGATGGGCGACAGTGCCGGTGGCAATCTGGCCATGTCCCTGTTGCTACAGGTTAAAGAGAAGGGGCTCAGATTACCCGGCTGCGCAGTGCTGCTGAGCCCCGCGTTGGACCTTGGGATCACAGGTAACAGTGAACGGCTGCTCAGTGCCGACGATCCCCTGTTCAGCATCGAATCCCTGCTCAGACTCAGGGGCGCCTATCTTCAGGGCGCCAACCCCATGGATGTGAGAGCCAGCCCCCTGCACGGTGATTTGCATGGCATGCCACCCATGCTGTTGCTGGCGGGCACCCGGGAATTGCTTTTGGAGGATTCGGAGCGTATGGCGCTGCGCCTGCGAGAATCCGGAGCCGAGGTGGAACAACATTTTCTGGCACACATGCCCCATGTGTTTCCGCTGTTTGAGATACTGCCGGAAGCCAGAGAAGCAAGGGAGTTTATCCTCGAATTTATCCAGCGGCGGCTGATGTGA
- a CDS encoding HDOD domain-containing protein produces MAIGAAGGVKPGSVLALERRLYRQLIVGKQKMPRIQDELDRELESVAFKLDIERAAVFERIERQQKAREVFEAVSKQLTDTVMDEIRLTLGDMDRLLQRSTLTETQLALFEQLCKENPELGRIRLLMSGIGWLSRDLTNVVNSTAFRQRHPQRADVRVTDIKLVLNFIGVENLRQLVPYYSMRNWLPSGHSCLLWPNRKLWQYSLACATAAKALAKLHECNETLAFISALLEQFGITMVLGSAAAIYEKNWGNWLREASASRDKELYDAVMATEFPAEKVLEEVLVHSSKLAWEIPARLNFADHALTLNLKALDESLTVSDLPMDAQILAKATCFVRVMTLEDSNLLEPQEAREMYRYYGLSEQEILRLKAQNYRRMELF; encoded by the coding sequence GTGGCTATTGGCGCAGCGGGCGGAGTTAAGCCCGGAAGTGTTCTGGCATTGGAGCGGCGTTTATACCGGCAGCTCATCGTCGGTAAGCAGAAAATGCCCAGAATACAGGATGAATTGGATAGAGAACTCGAATCCGTGGCCTTCAAGCTGGATATCGAGCGCGCCGCCGTGTTCGAACGTATCGAGCGGCAGCAGAAGGCCCGTGAAGTATTCGAGGCCGTATCCAAGCAGCTGACCGACACCGTCATGGACGAGATAAGACTGACGCTCGGCGACATGGACAGGCTGCTGCAGCGCTCAACCCTGACCGAGACCCAGCTGGCACTGTTTGAGCAGCTCTGCAAAGAAAATCCAGAGCTTGGACGTATTCGGTTGCTGATGAGCGGTATTGGTTGGTTATCCCGTGATTTGACCAATGTGGTCAACAGCACCGCGTTTCGTCAGCGTCATCCACAACGCGCCGATGTGCGGGTTACCGATATCAAGTTGGTGCTCAACTTTATCGGAGTAGAAAACCTGCGCCAGTTGGTGCCTTACTACAGTATGCGCAACTGGTTGCCTTCGGGCCATTCCTGCCTGCTGTGGCCCAATCGTAAGCTTTGGCAATATTCGCTGGCCTGTGCCACCGCCGCCAAAGCCCTGGCCAAACTCCACGAATGCAATGAAACCCTGGCATTTATCAGCGCCTTACTCGAGCAGTTTGGTATCACCATGGTGCTGGGCAGTGCGGCGGCAATCTATGAAAAAAACTGGGGCAATTGGCTCAGGGAGGCCAGTGCCAGCCGGGACAAGGAACTCTATGATGCCGTCATGGCCACCGAATTCCCCGCCGAAAAGGTGCTGGAAGAAGTGCTTGTCCATTCCAGCAAACTCGCATGGGAAATTCCGGCCAGACTTAACTTTGCCGATCATGCCCTTACGCTCAACCTCAAGGCGCTGGATGAATCTCTCACGGTCAGTGACCTGCCCATGGATGCACAAATCCTGGCCAAGGCTACTTGTTTCGTCCGGGTGATGACGCTGGAAGACAGCAACCTGCTTGAACCCCAGGAAGCGAGGGAGATGTACCGTTACTACGGCCTCAGTGAGCAGGAAATACTTCGTCTGAAAGCACAAAATTATCGCAGAATGGAGCTCTTCTGA
- a CDS encoding S9 family peptidase, which yields MNPVYRHFAVSALSLAILAGCAATDNTASNAVAARQVPVSQVELAAPPVASQPLTMKQIMANPDWMGIFARNPYWSDDGSSVLFERQPSASALKSYYVQALDGEARELSLGELHQVSQRKGVLDTAQKRKAYIYQGNLFVKDLSTGEVSQLTRTNTPVDGVRFLSNGDLAFWQGNAVFRLHANGMVEQLADIRMSQPPKGVKAPEAYLAKEQAKLIQYVAAQHDKAKAREDYKKALSAADTTMTAEPWYLGDSEVVVELSLSADGRYVLLSLQDKSYQGRSEHDIMPNYLGKDGYVDAVPARARVAEDNPPGQRLVLIDLQDKQKHDISIEGLQGFDEDVLAAVKAENAKARGESYQSEKAPRKVQLMQDWGWSQSAIQWSDDGQLMVMLEAVDNKDRWIASVNLDSGKLSTEHRLHDDAWVNYDYNQFGWLNDGRFYFLSEETGYSQLYIKAPGKAASALTSGKFVVSDVTLSPDGKHLYYKANKDHPGIYNVYRVALVDGKDEQLTHWEGTLDYSLSPDGTRLLLTASSRIQPEELYVQEIGGELKRLTHYTSEAFAKYAWQAPNVVAVPSNHGAGVVYARVYLPEGYDATKADKYPAVIFNHGAGYLQNAHFGFSGYFREFMFHNLLAQQGYVVMDMDFRGSKGYGRDWRTAIYRQMGHPEVEDLKDGVAWMVNNANVDTKRVGTYGGSYGGFLTFMALFREPELFQAGAALRPVTDWAHYNAPYTSNILNTPDVDHIAFERSSPIYHAEGLNKPLLIMSGVLDDNVFFQDSVRLVQRLIELEKPMFETAIYPVEPHGFREPSSWLDEYRRIYKLFEAELK from the coding sequence ATGAACCCGGTTTACCGTCACTTTGCGGTCAGCGCCCTGTCGCTGGCCATTCTGGCTGGCTGCGCTGCCACGGACAATACGGCATCGAACGCTGTTGCTGCCAGGCAGGTACCAGTGTCTCAGGTCGAGTTGGCTGCACCGCCTGTTGCCTCACAGCCCCTGACCATGAAGCAGATTATGGCCAATCCGGATTGGATGGGAATATTTGCCCGCAATCCATACTGGAGCGATGACGGCAGCAGCGTACTGTTTGAACGTCAGCCCAGTGCGTCGGCCCTGAAGTCCTACTATGTTCAGGCGCTGGATGGCGAAGCCCGCGAACTGTCTCTGGGCGAGCTGCATCAGGTGTCCCAGCGTAAAGGTGTGCTGGATACAGCGCAAAAACGCAAGGCTTATATCTATCAGGGCAACCTCTTCGTCAAAGACCTGTCAACCGGTGAAGTATCACAGCTGACCCGCACCAATACCCCCGTGGATGGCGTACGTTTTCTGAGTAATGGCGACCTGGCATTCTGGCAGGGGAATGCCGTATTCCGTCTGCATGCCAACGGCATGGTCGAGCAGCTTGCCGACATTCGTATGAGCCAGCCGCCCAAGGGCGTTAAGGCTCCCGAGGCCTATTTGGCTAAAGAGCAGGCAAAGCTCATCCAGTATGTGGCCGCCCAGCACGACAAAGCCAAAGCCCGTGAAGACTATAAAAAGGCTCTGAGCGCGGCCGACACCACCATGACGGCTGAACCCTGGTATTTGGGGGATAGTGAGGTAGTTGTCGAACTGTCGCTGTCAGCCGATGGCCGTTATGTGCTGCTGAGTCTCCAGGACAAGAGTTACCAAGGCCGCAGCGAGCACGACATCATGCCCAACTACCTGGGTAAGGATGGCTATGTGGACGCAGTGCCTGCCCGCGCCAGGGTGGCCGAAGACAATCCACCGGGCCAGCGCCTGGTGTTGATTGACCTGCAGGACAAACAAAAACATGACATCAGTATCGAAGGCCTGCAGGGCTTTGATGAGGATGTGCTGGCGGCGGTAAAGGCCGAGAATGCCAAGGCAAGGGGCGAAAGCTACCAAAGCGAGAAAGCGCCCCGTAAAGTGCAACTGATGCAGGATTGGGGCTGGAGCCAGAGCGCCATCCAGTGGAGTGATGATGGCCAGCTGATGGTGATGCTGGAGGCGGTGGATAACAAAGACCGCTGGATTGCATCGGTCAATCTGGACTCAGGCAAACTCAGTACTGAGCATCGTCTCCATGATGACGCCTGGGTGAACTACGACTACAACCAGTTTGGTTGGCTCAACGATGGTCGCTTTTATTTCCTGTCGGAAGAAACCGGCTACTCACAGCTTTACATCAAAGCGCCGGGCAAGGCTGCCAGTGCACTGACTTCGGGTAAATTTGTCGTCAGCGATGTCACCTTGAGCCCCGATGGCAAGCACCTCTACTACAAGGCCAATAAAGATCACCCCGGGATTTACAATGTTTATCGGGTCGCTCTGGTCGATGGCAAAGATGAGCAGTTGACCCACTGGGAAGGCACCCTGGATTACAGCCTGAGCCCGGATGGCACACGCCTGCTCTTGACCGCCTCCAGCCGTATTCAGCCGGAAGAGCTCTATGTGCAGGAGATTGGTGGCGAACTCAAGCGTCTGACCCACTACACATCAGAGGCCTTTGCCAAGTATGCCTGGCAGGCGCCCAATGTGGTGGCAGTGCCATCCAATCACGGTGCCGGGGTAGTCTATGCCAGGGTGTATCTGCCAGAAGGTTACGATGCCACCAAGGCCGATAAGTATCCGGCTGTGATTTTTAACCATGGTGCCGGTTATCTGCAAAACGCGCACTTTGGTTTCTCCGGCTATTTCCGGGAGTTTATGTTCCACAACCTGCTGGCTCAGCAAGGTTATGTGGTGATGGACATGGACTTCCGTGGTTCCAAAGGGTATGGCCGTGACTGGCGTACCGCTATCTACCGTCAGATGGGGCACCCGGAGGTGGAAGACCTTAAAGACGGCGTGGCCTGGATGGTGAACAATGCCAATGTGGATACCAAGCGTGTGGGCACCTACGGCGGTTCCTATGGTGGCTTCCTCACCTTTATGGCCCTGTTCCGCGAACCTGAGCTGTTCCAGGCCGGGGCGGCGCTGCGTCCGGTAACCGATTGGGCACATTACAACGCGCCTTACACCTCCAACATCCTCAATACCCCGGATGTGGATCATATTGCCTTTGAGCGCAGCTCACCCATCTATCATGCCGAGGGGCTGAACAAACCGCTGCTTATCATGAGCGGTGTGCTGGATGACAACGTGTTCTTCCAGGACAGTGTGCGCCTGGTGCAGCGTTTGATTGAGCTGGAAAAACCCATGTTTGAAACCGCCATCTATCCGGTGGAGCCCCATGGTTTCCGTGAACCATCCAGCTGGCTTGATGAATATCGCCGTATTTATAAGCTGTTTGAAGCCGAACTCAAGTAA